A genomic segment from Terriglobia bacterium encodes:
- a CDS encoding DUF5715 family protein: MTRRTIISAVVAVLAAILLLPAQSYAAQSHSSRARLRRAHYRYRHYHRYRHIVWNPLLKGSHESLIRQNEEIDRLELPRIQNDAELDQLIEEGQLVQITEEPGLHIAGNLKPNRRYSKAWTRDFVEDLGQAYYEEFGSQIQLTSAVRTVDQQKKLRRRNRNAAPIEGDTASSHLAGLTVDLGKRGLTKKQHLWLENYLAKLRELGLVEVAEERRQACFHVMVSERYSDWRTQLYGTTESATTSGTDQSAPGTSEETAAQR, encoded by the coding sequence ATGACACGACGCACTATCATCTCCGCCGTTGTAGCCGTCCTTGCCGCTATCCTTTTGCTCCCGGCCCAATCGTATGCCGCCCAGTCGCATTCATCTCGTGCGCGTTTGCGCCGAGCTCATTATCGTTATCGTCACTACCATCGTTATCGTCACATCGTTTGGAATCCTCTGCTGAAGGGCTCGCACGAATCCCTCATCCGCCAGAACGAAGAGATCGACCGACTGGAGCTTCCGCGCATCCAGAACGACGCCGAACTCGACCAGTTGATCGAAGAAGGCCAGCTCGTCCAGATCACCGAGGAGCCCGGCCTGCACATCGCCGGAAACCTCAAGCCGAATCGTCGCTACTCGAAGGCATGGACCCGCGATTTTGTGGAAGACCTCGGACAGGCCTATTACGAGGAGTTCGGCAGCCAGATCCAGTTGACGTCCGCCGTCCGCACGGTCGACCAGCAGAAAAAGCTTCGCCGCCGAAACCGCAATGCCGCCCCCATCGAAGGCGACACCGCTTCATCGCATCTCGCCGGGCTGACCGTCGATCTCGGCAAGCGTGGCCTGACCAAGAAACAGCACCTGTGGCTTGAGAACTACCTGGCAAAACTCCGGGAACTGGGCCTCGTTGAGGTCGCCGAGGAACGCCGTCAAGCCTGCTTCCACGTCATGGTCTCTGAGCGCTACAGCGATTGGCGAACACAGTTGTATGGAACGACGGAGTCTGCAACTACCTCCGGGACGGATCAGTCAGCACCAGGCACCTCGGAAGAAACTGCAGCGCAGCGGTAA
- the sdhB gene encoding succinate dehydrogenase iron-sulfur subunit, whose translation MPKTVLFKIKRQDAPDSKPRWEEFELTWKPGMNVISSFMEIAQNPVTKDGKTTTPIVYDSNCLEEVCGSCAMLINGKARMACSALVDQLEQPITIEPFSKFPVVRDLSVDRSVLFENLKRVKAWVPIDGTYDLGSGPRMTPEEQEGTYPLSRCISCCCCMEACPQFNDSTGFVGAATISQVRLFNTHPTGKSLKTERLTALMGDGGIQECGYAQNCVEVCPKDIPLTKSISEVGRSVMKKAILDFFRT comes from the coding sequence ATGCCAAAAACCGTACTCTTCAAAATCAAGCGACAGGACGCACCCGACTCCAAGCCCCGCTGGGAGGAGTTCGAACTGACATGGAAGCCCGGAATGAACGTGATCTCCTCCTTCATGGAGATCGCGCAGAACCCGGTCACCAAAGACGGCAAGACGACCACACCGATCGTCTACGACTCCAACTGCCTTGAGGAAGTCTGCGGGTCCTGCGCCATGCTGATTAACGGCAAGGCGCGTATGGCCTGCTCGGCGCTCGTCGATCAATTGGAGCAGCCCATCACGATCGAGCCGTTCTCGAAGTTCCCCGTTGTGCGCGACCTTTCGGTCGACCGCAGCGTCCTGTTCGAAAACCTGAAGCGCGTCAAAGCCTGGGTTCCCATCGACGGCACCTACGACCTCGGCTCTGGCCCGCGCATGACGCCCGAGGAGCAGGAAGGCACCTACCCGCTCTCGCGCTGCATTTCCTGCTGCTGCTGCATGGAGGCCTGTCCGCAGTTCAACGACAGCACCGGCTTCGTCGGCGCTGCCACCATCTCACAGGTGCGCCTGTTCAATACCCACCCCACAGGCAAATCGCTGAAGACCGAGCGCCTCACCGCGCTCATGGGCGATGGCGGTATCCAGGAGTGTGGGTACGCGCAGAACTGTGTCGAAGTCTGCCCCAAGGACATCCCGCTAACCAAGTCAATAAGCGAGGTCGGCCGATCAGTTATGAAGAAGGCAATACTGGACTTCTTCCGAACATAG